In one window of Desulforhabdus amnigena DNA:
- a CDS encoding sensor histidine kinase, with translation MAESTLSTLNAEEKPRSESIFQNLGSIIYDRVKDKKEKYRHYNLERVQEEAFATFFDLAQEYTSIDVLYLISVAVPKEFLGLESALHILDFKTSRLEKVCDSVQGLIPPEKRVQSGLNILEHPYETHNCMIFPIRGNEALTQLIPFLSKSPILGLFEICPKEGMDTKRRFFLEKFTNRIGFNLHQKMLIQQNINHLKFINQLVSDIEHNVISPNMYYRLFLIRLKKSLVTYGQAQERLGNLLGSVKDLDEGLSRELSEICQCIQRNNQSLEEDWKALSKHYEHTSLFLETLLRRDHFEKGTYVLRRQVCNFRAEIIEPLLERYIPIFEKKKIMIDNLLESVPDEEVTLFVDKGLISQVFDNLFSNAVKYVQQVEDELGNKIKLLSYNRQILKDFFGKGINGFRFNFFTTGKPLSMEESRKIFEEGYRAASAGKERGTGHGLSFVKNVVEIHGGRVGCEPQKFGNLFYFILPLKG, from the coding sequence ATGGCCGAAAGTACTCTTTCAACTTTGAACGCCGAAGAAAAACCGCGAAGTGAAAGCATATTTCAGAATTTGGGTTCGATCATTTACGACCGGGTGAAAGACAAAAAGGAAAAATACAGGCACTATAATCTCGAACGCGTTCAAGAGGAGGCTTTTGCCACTTTTTTTGACCTGGCTCAGGAATACACAAGCATCGATGTTCTCTACCTTATCAGTGTGGCCGTGCCCAAAGAGTTTCTGGGGCTCGAGAGCGCTCTTCACATCCTAGATTTCAAGACATCCAGGCTGGAAAAAGTCTGTGACAGTGTGCAAGGGTTGATTCCCCCGGAAAAACGGGTCCAATCCGGATTGAATATTCTGGAGCACCCCTATGAAACTCATAACTGCATGATTTTTCCCATTCGTGGAAACGAAGCCCTCACACAATTGATTCCCTTTCTCAGTAAAAGCCCTATCCTGGGGCTTTTCGAAATATGTCCCAAAGAGGGGATGGATACCAAGAGGCGGTTCTTTTTGGAAAAGTTCACCAACCGCATTGGTTTCAACCTGCATCAGAAAATGCTTATTCAGCAGAATATCAATCACTTGAAATTCATCAACCAGCTGGTTTCCGATATCGAACACAACGTGATATCGCCCAACATGTATTACAGGCTCTTTCTGATTCGCCTGAAAAAAAGCCTCGTTACCTATGGGCAGGCGCAGGAAAGACTGGGGAATCTGCTGGGGTCCGTCAAAGACCTGGACGAGGGGCTTTCCAGGGAATTGAGTGAAATTTGTCAGTGCATTCAACGCAACAATCAATCCCTGGAAGAAGACTGGAAAGCGCTCTCCAAACATTATGAACACACGAGTCTCTTTCTTGAAACCCTTTTGAGGCGTGACCATTTCGAGAAGGGCACGTATGTTTTGAGAAGGCAGGTCTGCAATTTCAGAGCGGAAATCATCGAGCCCCTTTTAGAACGTTATATTCCCATCTTCGAGAAAAAGAAGATCATGATCGACAATCTCCTGGAAAGCGTTCCCGACGAAGAGGTGACATTGTTCGTAGATAAGGGGCTCATTTCCCAGGTTTTCGACAACCTCTTTTCCAATGCCGTCAAATACGTGCAGCAGGTGGAAGACGAATTGGGAAACAAGATAAAGCTTCTTTCCTATAACCGGCAGATCCTCAAAGACTTTTTCGGTAAAGGCATCAACGGCTTCCGGTTCAACTTCTTTACCACCGGCAAGCCCCTTTCAATGGAAGAGTCTCGAAAGATTTTCGAGGAAGGATACCGTGCGGCATCTGCGGGAAAAGAGCGGGGGACGGGTCATGGATTGAGTTTTGTGAAAAATGTGGTGGAAATTCACGGGGGCAGAGTGGGGTGTGAACCCCAGAAATTCGGAAATCTTTTTTATTTCATTCTACCTCTGAAGGGGTAG
- a CDS encoding NAD(P)H-dependent glycerol-3-phosphate dehydrogenase: protein MEHSGPIGVLGAGAWGTTLAQLLAEKGYPVDLWVYEEDLCGIIRETRVNEYYLPGFVLSENLVPHNDLESVVKDHDLLVMVVPSHVYRQVAGRMLPYLKPGAMVVNATKGIENETLLTMSGIWKEILPDQDFIHELSLSGPSFAREVSQKIPTAVTVAGDTIEAAQYVQRIFSTDYFRVYTSLDKVGVELAGALKNVIAVAAGACDGLGFGLNSRAALITRGLAEISRLGVKMGAHPLTFAGLAGMGDLVLTCTGDLSRNRSVGMQLGQGKKLKEILEGTRTVAEGVKTTRSAYFLARRMEVEMPITERVYQVLYEDKDPRTAVQELMGRDLKHELEHA from the coding sequence ATGGAACATTCAGGACCTATAGGCGTTCTTGGTGCTGGGGCCTGGGGAACCACTCTGGCGCAATTGCTGGCGGAGAAAGGTTATCCGGTGGATTTATGGGTTTATGAGGAGGATCTCTGCGGCATCATTCGGGAGACTCGCGTCAATGAATATTACCTTCCGGGTTTTGTCTTGAGCGAAAACCTCGTTCCGCACAACGATCTGGAAAGTGTGGTGAAAGACCATGATCTGCTCGTTATGGTGGTTCCTTCCCACGTCTACAGGCAAGTGGCCGGCCGGATGCTTCCTTATCTCAAGCCCGGCGCCATGGTGGTGAACGCAACCAAGGGAATCGAGAATGAGACACTCCTGACCATGTCCGGCATATGGAAAGAGATCCTTCCGGATCAGGACTTCATTCACGAGCTTTCTCTCTCCGGGCCGTCCTTTGCCCGCGAAGTGAGTCAGAAGATTCCCACCGCTGTCACCGTGGCCGGCGATACCATCGAAGCAGCCCAGTACGTTCAAAGGATCTTTTCAACGGATTATTTCCGGGTCTACACCAGCCTGGACAAGGTTGGCGTGGAACTGGCCGGCGCTCTCAAAAACGTCATCGCCGTCGCCGCGGGCGCATGCGATGGCCTGGGATTTGGACTCAACAGCCGTGCGGCTCTCATCACACGTGGATTGGCTGAGATTTCACGCCTGGGCGTCAAAATGGGGGCCCATCCTCTCACCTTCGCCGGCCTGGCGGGCATGGGAGATCTCGTGCTGACCTGCACGGGGGATCTCAGCCGCAATCGCTCCGTCGGCATGCAGTTGGGGCAGGGAAAGAAGCTGAAAGAAATCCTGGAAGGAACCCGTACTGTTGCGGAAGGAGTCAAAACGACGCGCTCCGCTTATTTCCTGGCTCGGCGGATGGAAGTGGAAATGCCCATCACCGAAAGAGTCTATCAGGTCCTCTACGAGGACAAAGATCCCAGGACAGCCGTTCAGGAACTGATGGGCAGGGACCTCAAACACGAATTGGAACATGCGTAA
- the gyrA gene encoding DNA gyrase subunit A, which yields MDLNSINIEDEIKLSYLDYAMSVIIGRAIPDARDGLKPVHRRILYAMHELRNDYNKPYKKSARIVGDVIGKYHPHGDMAVYDALVRMAQDFSMRYLLVDGQGNFGSVDGDPPAAMRYTEVRMHRLGHEFMRDIEKETVSFQPNYDNSLLEPTVLPTRVPNLLLNGSAGIAVGMATNIPPHNLRELCRGLLALLDDPQISISELMRHIPGPDFPTGGFIYGRNGIKDAYETGRGIIKMRARVEVEESGKRNHLIITELPYQVNKARLLERIAELVKLKKIEGIQDIRDESDREGMRVVLTLRQGDEPKVVENQLYKHTALESSFGVIMLAVVDNKPEVLTLKGLLQNFLDFRRQVVIRRTQYELKQAEKRIHILEGLKIALENLDEVIQLIRAAPSPPEAKRKLMERFEFTDVQAQAILDMRLQRLTGLEREKIIEEYNQLLKEIERLRQILASPVLLDGVIREEIKELVDQYGDLRKTEIVAETGDICIEDLIADEEMVVTISRAGYIKRTPVALYRSQKRGGKGRSGMSTRPEDVVTTVFTASTHDYLLVFTNRGQVFWLKVYEIPEVGPSAIGKAVVNLLPLQEGEKIQTILPVREFKEGLYAVMATRNGIVKKTELAAYGNPRSTGIKAIVLDDDDELISVAITDGSRHLFFMSKSGKSIRVDEQEFRPLGRVSRGVRGMNLDGSQLVGMDVIDPGKSMLVVTENGFGKRTANEDYRPQSRGGKGVFNIRITERNGDVIGFRQVAEEDDILLITDKGHLIRFPVAPLRLIGRVTQGVKLMGLDEGEKVVDMTVLTESDDSKEETEV from the coding sequence ATGGATTTAAATTCAATCAACATCGAAGATGAAATCAAGCTTTCATATCTCGATTATGCCATGAGTGTCATCATCGGGCGTGCCATTCCGGACGCCCGGGACGGCCTGAAACCCGTCCACCGGCGTATCCTGTACGCCATGCACGAACTCAGGAACGACTACAACAAGCCATACAAGAAGTCCGCCCGCATTGTGGGTGATGTCATCGGTAAATACCATCCCCACGGGGACATGGCTGTCTACGACGCCCTGGTGCGTATGGCTCAGGATTTTTCCATGCGCTACCTACTGGTGGACGGGCAGGGAAACTTCGGTTCGGTGGACGGAGACCCTCCCGCAGCCATGCGTTACACGGAAGTGCGCATGCACCGGCTCGGTCACGAGTTCATGCGGGACATAGAAAAGGAAACCGTCAGCTTTCAACCCAACTACGACAATTCTCTTCTGGAACCGACGGTTCTGCCCACCCGCGTTCCGAACCTCTTGCTGAACGGATCTGCGGGCATCGCCGTGGGCATGGCGACGAATATTCCTCCTCACAACCTCCGGGAACTCTGCCGGGGCCTGCTCGCCCTCCTCGATGATCCTCAGATCAGCATCAGTGAACTCATGCGTCACATCCCGGGGCCTGATTTCCCGACGGGGGGGTTTATCTACGGGCGCAACGGCATCAAGGATGCTTACGAGACGGGGCGCGGCATCATCAAGATGCGGGCACGGGTGGAAGTGGAGGAGTCGGGAAAAAGAAACCACCTCATCATTACGGAGCTTCCCTACCAGGTCAACAAGGCGCGGTTGCTCGAACGCATCGCGGAGCTCGTCAAGCTGAAGAAAATCGAGGGCATCCAGGACATCCGGGACGAATCGGACCGGGAAGGGATGCGGGTCGTCCTGACCCTGCGACAGGGAGATGAACCCAAGGTCGTTGAAAATCAGCTCTACAAACACACCGCCCTCGAGAGCAGCTTCGGGGTCATCATGCTGGCGGTGGTGGACAACAAGCCGGAAGTGCTCACTCTCAAGGGGCTGCTGCAGAACTTCCTGGATTTCAGACGCCAGGTGGTCATCAGGAGAACTCAGTACGAGCTCAAGCAGGCGGAAAAACGCATTCATATATTGGAAGGCTTGAAAATCGCCCTGGAAAATCTGGATGAAGTCATTCAGCTGATCCGGGCCGCACCCAGTCCCCCGGAAGCCAAGCGGAAACTCATGGAGCGCTTCGAGTTTACAGATGTTCAGGCCCAGGCCATCCTGGACATGAGGCTGCAGCGGCTGACAGGGCTCGAACGGGAAAAAATCATCGAGGAATACAATCAGCTGCTCAAGGAAATCGAACGGCTCCGTCAGATCCTGGCTTCACCGGTTCTGCTCGATGGAGTGATTCGCGAGGAGATCAAAGAACTTGTGGATCAATATGGGGACCTGCGCAAAACGGAAATCGTGGCCGAAACTGGGGATATCTGCATCGAAGATCTCATTGCCGATGAGGAGATGGTGGTCACCATCTCCAGGGCCGGGTACATCAAGCGGACTCCCGTGGCGCTTTACCGCAGCCAGAAGCGGGGAGGAAAAGGCCGCAGCGGCATGAGCACCCGGCCGGAAGATGTGGTCACCACGGTGTTTACGGCTTCCACTCATGATTATCTCTTGGTGTTTACCAATCGGGGGCAGGTGTTCTGGCTCAAGGTCTATGAAATACCTGAGGTGGGTCCTTCGGCCATAGGAAAAGCCGTCGTCAACCTGCTGCCGCTGCAGGAAGGTGAAAAGATTCAAACCATTCTGCCCGTCAGAGAATTCAAGGAAGGGTTGTACGCCGTCATGGCCACACGCAACGGCATTGTCAAGAAGACGGAACTGGCCGCTTACGGGAATCCGCGTTCCACGGGCATCAAGGCTATCGTGCTGGATGACGACGATGAGCTCATCTCTGTTGCCATCACAGACGGCAGCCGCCATCTTTTCTTCATGAGCAAGTCGGGGAAATCCATTCGCGTGGACGAGCAGGAATTTCGGCCCTTGGGGAGAGTGAGCCGCGGTGTAAGGGGAATGAACCTGGACGGCAGCCAGCTGGTGGGGATGGATGTCATCGATCCGGGCAAGTCGATGCTTGTGGTGACGGAAAACGGCTTCGGCAAGCGTACAGCCAATGAGGACTACCGCCCCCAGAGCCGCGGAGGCAAGGGGGTGTTCAATATCCGCATTACCGAACGCAACGGGGATGTCATCGGTTTTCGCCAAGTGGCGGAAGAAGATGACATCCTGCTCATCACGGACAAAGGACATCTGATTCGTTTCCCTGTTGCTCCGCTGAGACTCATCGGGCGAGTGACTCAGGGAGTCAAGCTCATGGGCCTGGACGAAGGCGAGAAAGTGGTGGATATGACGGTTTTGACGGAATCCGACGATTCAAAGGAAGAAACGGAGGTTTGA
- the gyrB gene encoding DNA topoisomerase (ATP-hydrolyzing) subunit B has protein sequence MSDSSPGANSSLEQYNAQKITVLEGLSAVRKRPSMYIGNVSSEGLHHLVYEVVDNSIDEALAGFCNHIQIQIHSDDSVTVEDNGRGIPVDLHEKENIPAVEVVMTKLHAGGKFDNSTYKVSGGLHGVGVSVVNALSEYLEVEIRREGKVYFQRYVRGEPRTPLVEKGETQRRGTRITFKADPLIFSETEMSFDVLVQRLRELAFLNPGVRIDLSDEKTLKDRSFCYEGGLTSFVEFLNKNKEPLHPEVIKFSGEKQGVAIDVALQYNQTYNEKIFTFANNINTKEGGSHLVGFKAGLTRSIKQYAVQTKMAKVDLEKLSGDDVREGLSAIVSVKLSQPQFEGQTKTKLGNSEVKGLVENLVYEKLSIFFEENPKVIKLILDKVLEAARAREAARRARDLTRRKGVLSDHSLPGKLADCQERDPVNSEIFIVEGDSAGGSAKQGRDRKFQAILPLRGKILNVEKARFDKMLENQEIRNMIAALGTGVGKDEYNPDKLRYHKTIIMTDADVDGAHIRTLLLTFFFRMMPELIERGNLFIAQPPLYRVAVGKQEYYLKDEDELNAFLLKRAVEKREVYLSGQGGPLPSEQLIQLMKTFSRYEELLERQSQRGIPGKLMEEILKIASENRLSMSNTDSMSLLKAELEKLGYEILSIELGEEEQGYDLELWDPRSVEGQVRIRLENRHLQSAEFKRLQELYAQLEIFHQTPYRVREAQGEEKFDHPRALFQYLMEEARKGTSLQRYKGLGEMNPDQLWETTMNPEKRTLLQVRIEDQYQADELFTTLMGDKVEPRRDFIQYNALDFRELDI, from the coding sequence ATGTCAGATTCAAGTCCGGGCGCTAACAGTTCTCTGGAGCAGTACAACGCTCAAAAGATTACAGTCCTTGAAGGACTCAGTGCGGTTCGCAAGCGCCCTTCCATGTATATTGGAAATGTTTCCTCGGAAGGATTGCACCATCTGGTATATGAAGTCGTAGACAACAGTATCGATGAAGCGCTGGCCGGATTTTGCAATCACATTCAGATTCAGATTCATTCGGACGATTCCGTCACTGTAGAGGACAACGGTCGCGGCATTCCCGTCGACCTGCATGAAAAGGAAAATATACCGGCCGTGGAAGTGGTCATGACTAAGCTCCACGCTGGAGGAAAATTTGACAATTCCACGTACAAGGTTTCCGGGGGACTCCATGGTGTGGGCGTTTCGGTGGTCAACGCTTTGAGTGAATATCTCGAAGTGGAAATCCGCCGTGAAGGGAAGGTCTATTTTCAGCGCTATGTGAGGGGGGAGCCCAGGACTCCCCTGGTTGAAAAAGGTGAAACGCAGAGGCGGGGCACCCGCATCACCTTTAAAGCCGATCCGCTCATTTTCAGTGAAACGGAAATGAGCTTTGATGTTTTGGTGCAGAGACTGAGGGAGCTGGCTTTTCTCAATCCAGGGGTCCGTATTGATCTGTCGGACGAAAAAACCCTTAAGGACAGGAGTTTCTGCTACGAGGGAGGGCTTACTTCCTTTGTGGAATTTCTCAACAAAAACAAGGAACCTCTCCACCCGGAAGTGATCAAGTTCAGCGGGGAAAAGCAGGGAGTCGCCATCGACGTGGCTCTGCAGTACAACCAGACCTACAATGAAAAGATTTTCACTTTTGCCAATAACATCAACACGAAAGAAGGCGGATCCCACCTGGTGGGCTTCAAGGCCGGACTCACCCGTTCCATCAAGCAGTATGCGGTTCAGACGAAAATGGCAAAGGTGGATCTCGAGAAGCTCTCTGGAGACGACGTTCGTGAAGGATTGAGCGCCATTGTCAGTGTGAAACTGTCGCAGCCCCAGTTTGAAGGACAGACCAAAACCAAGCTGGGCAACAGTGAAGTCAAGGGTCTGGTTGAAAACCTGGTTTATGAAAAGCTCTCCATCTTTTTCGAGGAAAATCCCAAAGTCATCAAATTGATCCTGGACAAGGTCCTGGAGGCTGCGAGAGCACGGGAAGCCGCCCGGCGGGCGAGGGACCTCACGCGGCGCAAGGGGGTTTTGAGTGACCATTCGCTGCCTGGAAAACTTGCGGATTGCCAGGAAAGAGATCCCGTAAACAGTGAAATTTTCATTGTGGAGGGGGATTCCGCAGGGGGATCGGCCAAGCAGGGGCGAGACCGGAAGTTTCAGGCGATTCTTCCCCTGAGAGGAAAAATCCTCAATGTGGAAAAAGCGCGTTTCGACAAGATGCTCGAGAACCAGGAAATCCGCAATATGATTGCGGCATTGGGGACCGGTGTCGGAAAAGACGAATACAATCCCGATAAGCTCCGCTATCATAAGACTATCATCATGACCGATGCCGATGTGGACGGTGCCCATATTCGAACACTTTTGCTCACTTTCTTTTTTCGCATGATGCCCGAACTGATCGAACGGGGAAACCTTTTCATCGCTCAGCCTCCTCTTTACCGAGTGGCGGTGGGCAAACAGGAATATTACCTGAAGGACGAAGATGAGCTGAATGCCTTCCTTTTGAAAAGAGCGGTGGAAAAAAGGGAAGTCTATTTGTCCGGCCAGGGAGGGCCTCTTCCTTCGGAGCAATTGATTCAATTGATGAAGACTTTCTCCCGGTACGAAGAGCTGCTCGAACGGCAGTCTCAAAGGGGAATACCCGGAAAACTGATGGAAGAAATCCTTAAGATCGCCAGTGAAAACCGGCTTTCCATGTCGAATACCGATTCCATGTCCTTGCTCAAGGCCGAGCTGGAGAAGCTCGGATATGAGATTCTCTCCATCGAACTGGGCGAAGAAGAGCAGGGGTACGACCTGGAACTGTGGGATCCCCGATCCGTCGAGGGACAGGTTCGCATTCGGCTGGAGAATCGCCATCTCCAGTCTGCAGAGTTCAAGAGGCTTCAGGAACTTTACGCTCAACTGGAGATATTTCACCAAACGCCCTACCGGGTCAGGGAAGCTCAGGGAGAGGAAAAGTTCGATCATCCGAGGGCGCTTTTTCAATATCTCATGGAGGAAGCTCGGAAGGGGACGAGTCTTCAGCGTTACAAAGGGCTGGGTGAAATGAACCCGGATCAGCTTTGGGAAACTACCATGAATCCGGAGAAGCGCACCCTGCTTCAGGTCAGAATCGAAGATCAGTACCAGGCGGACGAACTTTTCACGACTTTGATGGGGGATAAGGTGGAACCCCGCCGGGATTTCATTCAATACAATGCATTGGATTTCAGGGAACTCGATATTTGA
- the dnaN gene encoding DNA polymerase III subunit beta, which produces MKVQVSKGILTQVLQKVQSITEKKTNMPILFNTLLTASDRQVIEFSATDLELSLWTQMESRVDLPGSTTVSARKLLEIVRELPDENISLEQLPNDKLLIQSGRARFELSTIPSEDFPHMNFYRDIDFAQCDASMLRTSLTKTLYAVPVEEDPFSIAGLYWHPVEPNSFRFVSSDGHRLAYYQTGEDSFSQLELGRGIIIPRKGVQEVLKVLEKEEEISMAIYENCLVLKTPNTMLSIRLLEMEFPDYQLIIPDERPFSFLVDREPFFHALKRVAVLTNQKWRHVRFIISSGILELEAGNPEMGRAQDTLDIEYEGESFTVAFNIKYVMDTVQTIESPQVRFEWVDQFHGGVFLSSEDTAYLSLIMPMVV; this is translated from the coding sequence ATGAAAGTCCAGGTAAGCAAGGGAATTCTAACGCAAGTTTTGCAGAAGGTACAAAGCATTACCGAAAAAAAGACCAATATGCCCATTTTATTCAACACATTGCTGACGGCATCCGATCGTCAGGTCATTGAATTCTCTGCTACGGATCTGGAATTGAGTCTTTGGACGCAAATGGAATCCCGGGTAGATTTGCCGGGCAGTACTACCGTATCTGCACGCAAACTTCTCGAGATCGTCAGGGAGCTGCCTGATGAAAATATCTCTCTGGAGCAACTCCCCAACGATAAATTGTTGATTCAATCCGGACGCGCCCGTTTTGAACTTTCGACCATTCCTTCCGAAGATTTTCCCCACATGAACTTTTATCGCGATATTGATTTTGCCCAATGCGATGCTTCCATGCTGAGGACCTCTTTGACCAAAACCCTTTATGCCGTGCCTGTGGAAGAAGATCCTTTCAGCATCGCCGGCCTCTATTGGCATCCAGTGGAACCGAATTCTTTTCGATTTGTCTCTTCCGACGGCCATCGCCTGGCCTACTATCAAACAGGGGAAGATTCTTTTTCTCAACTCGAACTGGGGAGAGGAATTATCATCCCTCGCAAGGGGGTGCAGGAGGTTTTGAAGGTCCTGGAAAAGGAAGAAGAAATCTCCATGGCCATCTATGAAAACTGCCTGGTGTTGAAAACCCCTAATACCATGCTCAGTATTCGACTTCTTGAAATGGAGTTTCCTGACTACCAACTGATCATTCCCGACGAAAGGCCTTTCTCTTTTCTGGTGGACCGTGAGCCCTTCTTTCACGCCTTGAAACGCGTGGCAGTTCTCACCAACCAGAAATGGCGCCATGTGCGCTTCATTATATCTTCCGGCATCTTGGAGTTGGAGGCGGGAAATCCCGAGATGGGGAGGGCTCAAGACACTCTGGATATCGAGTATGAAGGCGAAAGCTTCACCGTCGCTTTCAACATAAAATACGTGATGGATACGGTACAAACCATAGAGAGTCCTCAGGTGCGCTTCGAATGGGTCGATCAGTTTCACGGAGGGGTCTTTTTGAGCTCCGAAGATACCGCCTATCTCAGCCTGATCATGCCCATGGTGGTTTGA
- a CDS encoding formate--tetrahydrofolate ligase, producing MPYDATKLKDWQISEEAEKNMPTPWDWQEKLGLQKDEILPMGRLCKLDFMKIIDRLKDRPDGKYIEVTAITPTPLGEGKSTTSCGLMEGLGKRGVNVGGALRQPSGGPTMNVKGTAAGGGNSLLIPMTEFSMGLTGDINDIMNAHNLAMVALTARMQHERNYNDEQLARLTGMRRLNVDPTRVEMGWIIDFCAQSLRNIIIGIGGRTDGFMMQSKFGIAVSSELMAMLAIVRDLADMRERMDQITVAFDKSGKPVTTGDLEVGGAMTAFMRNTINPTLMCTAEYQPCMVHAGPFANIAVGQSSIIADRIGLKMFDYHVTESGFAADIGFEKFWNVKCRFSGLKPHVSVLTTTIRALKMHGGGPKVVAGIALPEEYTKENVGLVEKGIPNMVHCINIIRKAGINPVVCLNAFHTDTKAEIALVREHAEAAGARFAVSEHWAKGGEGALEFADAVMDACKEENQFKFLYPIEMKLRDRVALVAKEVYGADGVSWTPEAEAKAKMLEADPKYNDYATMMVKTHLSLSHDPTLKGVPKGWVLPIRDVLIYSGAKFLCPCAGTISLMPGTSSNPAFRRIDVDPKTGKVSGLF from the coding sequence ATGCCCTACGATGCAACTAAGCTGAAAGATTGGCAAATTTCTGAAGAAGCTGAAAAAAATATGCCCACTCCTTGGGATTGGCAGGAAAAGCTGGGATTGCAGAAAGATGAAATCCTTCCCATGGGCAGACTGTGCAAACTCGACTTCATGAAGATCATTGATCGCCTGAAAGACCGTCCCGATGGAAAATATATCGAAGTAACCGCCATCACCCCGACCCCCCTCGGGGAAGGAAAAAGTACGACTTCGTGCGGCCTCATGGAAGGCCTTGGCAAGCGCGGCGTGAATGTCGGTGGAGCCCTGCGGCAACCCTCCGGCGGCCCCACCATGAATGTTAAAGGCACCGCCGCCGGTGGCGGAAACTCCCTCCTGATCCCCATGACCGAGTTTTCCATGGGGCTCACCGGCGACATCAACGACATCATGAATGCCCACAACCTGGCGATGGTCGCTCTGACCGCCCGTATGCAGCATGAACGCAACTACAACGATGAACAGCTGGCCCGCCTGACGGGAATGCGCCGCCTGAACGTGGATCCCACCCGCGTTGAAATGGGCTGGATCATCGATTTTTGCGCGCAGTCTCTGCGCAACATCATCATCGGCATCGGGGGACGCACCGACGGCTTCATGATGCAGTCCAAATTCGGCATTGCGGTCAGTTCCGAATTGATGGCCATGCTCGCCATTGTAAGGGATCTTGCCGACATGAGGGAGCGCATGGATCAGATTACGGTGGCCTTTGACAAGAGCGGTAAGCCCGTTACCACGGGCGACCTCGAAGTCGGCGGCGCCATGACCGCGTTCATGAGAAACACCATCAATCCGACCCTCATGTGTACGGCCGAATATCAGCCCTGCATGGTACACGCCGGTCCCTTTGCCAACATTGCCGTAGGCCAGTCTTCCATCATTGCCGACCGTATCGGTCTCAAGATGTTCGATTACCATGTCACGGAAAGCGGTTTTGCCGCCGATATCGGTTTCGAAAAATTCTGGAACGTCAAATGCCGCTTCAGCGGGCTCAAACCCCACGTTTCCGTTCTCACCACGACCATTCGTGCTCTCAAGATGCACGGCGGCGGACCCAAGGTGGTTGCCGGTATCGCCCTGCCCGAAGAATACACCAAGGAAAACGTTGGACTGGTGGAAAAGGGCATCCCCAACATGGTCCACTGCATCAATATCATCCGCAAGGCCGGCATCAATCCCGTGGTTTGCCTCAATGCCTTCCATACGGATACCAAGGCCGAAATCGCCCTGGTGCGTGAGCATGCAGAAGCTGCGGGCGCCCGCTTCGCCGTTTCCGAACACTGGGCCAAGGGTGGCGAAGGCGCTCTGGAATTTGCCGATGCCGTCATGGATGCCTGTAAAGAAGAAAATCAGTTCAAGTTCCTCTATCCCATCGAGATGAAGCTCAGGGATCGCGTGGCCCTGGTCGCCAAGGAAGTGTACGGAGCCGATGGTGTATCCTGGACCCCCGAAGCCGAAGCCAAGGCGAAAATGCTGGAAGCCGATCCCAAGTACAACGACTATGCCACCATGATGGTGAAGACTCATTTGAGCCTCAGCCATGATCCCACTCTCAAAGGGGTTCCCAAAGGCTGGGTTCTCCCCATTCGCGATGTCTTGATCTACTCGGGGGCCAAGTTTCTCTGTCCTTGTGCCGGCACCATCAGTCTGATGCCTGGAACTTCTTCCAACCCGGCTTTCCGCCGCATCGACGTGGATCCCAAGACGGGTAAGGTCAGTGGATTGTTCTAA